A single genomic interval of Helianthus annuus cultivar XRQ/B chromosome 13, HanXRQr2.0-SUNRISE, whole genome shotgun sequence harbors:
- the LOC110898365 gene encoding pentatricopeptide repeat-containing protein At3g16610 yields the protein MAVKTSISNISFYLQMFENSVKSRSLPNAKTIHQHFLKNNTIYSSIILDKLTRVYISFHKLEHARQMFDEMPNPERKNNVLLWNQLIRAYAWEGPFDHAIELYVQMLQSGVTPNKYTYPFALKACSAVRDVELGKMIHERVKSELLDDDVYVCTALVDFYAKCGLLGDARQVFDKMSNRDVVAWNAMIAGSSLHGLYNETIGLVKEMQEVGLRPNSSTVVAILPAIGEACELKLGKAVHAFCLRRRYDGDVVVGTGLLDMYAKCERLDYTRRVFDLINVKNEVTWSAMIAACVACDSTMEALELFDHVVKNGCTNISPIMLATVLRACANLTDINKGRWIHGYSIKLGFVSYLIVSNTLVSLYSKCGIIDDALTFFNEMDVKDTVSFNTIISGCVQNGDAGVALNMIKNMRSFGINPDIETMIGFFPACSHLAALQHGACGHSYAITQGFTESTKVCNAIIDMYSKCGKIDIAWLVFDQMHKRDLISWNAMILGYGIHGFGSEAVSLFEHMQTAGFSPDDVTFICLLSACSHSKLVAEGKHWFTSMINKFQITPRKEHYLCMVDLLGRAGLLNEAYRFIVRMPFKPDVRIWSALLGACRIHKNVDLGEKISRNIEILGPESTGNFVLLSNIYSTAKRWDDAARTRVLQREKGFKKSPGCSWVEINGVVHAFVGGDRSHPQWLLINRRLDELLAAMKTLGYDGDYSFVLQDVEEEEKGHILLYHSEKLAVALADVSLVPGKAILVTKNLRVCVDCHTALKYMSTITNRAITVRDTVRFHHFKDGTCNCGDFW from the coding sequence ATGGCAGTCAAAACTTCCATAAGCAACATATCATTCTACCTACAAATGTTCGAAAATTCAGTCAAATCAAGATCACTACCGAATGCCAAGACAATCCATCAGCATTTCCTGAAGAACAATACCATATACAGCTCAATTATACTAGACAAACTCACCCGTGTCTACATATCCTTTCACAAACTCGAACATGCCCGCCAaatgttcgatgaaatgcctaaccCAGAAAGAAAGAACAATGTGTTGTTATGGAATCAGTTGATCAGAGCTTATGCTTGGGAAGGACCCTTTGATCATGCCATTGAGTTGTATGTTCAAATGCTGCAGTCTGGGGTCACACCGAATAAGTATACTTACCCGTTTGCTTTGAAAGCGTGTTCCGCAGTTCGGGATGTTGAGCTTGGTAAAATGATTCATGAGCGTGTGAAAAGCGAGCTTCTTGATGATGATGTTTATGTTTGTACGGCATTGGTTGATTTTTACGCGAAATGTGGTTTGTTAGGTGATGCACGacaggtgtttgataaaatgtcgAACAGAGATGTTGTGGCGTGGAATGCTATGATTGCAGGGAGTTCTCTTCACGGGTTGTATAACGAAACAATTGGGTTGGTTAAGGAAATGCAGGAGGTGGGATTGCGGCCTAATTCGTCAACTGTCGTGGCGATTCTTCCAGCTATCGGGGAAGCATGTGAGTTAAAGTTAGGAAAAGCCGTTCACGCGTTTTGTTTAAGGAGAAGATATGACGGTGATGTGGTTGTCGGAACCGGGTTGTTAGACATGTATGCGAAATGCGAACGCTTGGATTACACAAGAAGAGTTTTCGATCTAATTAATGTAAAAAACGAGGTAACATGGAGTGCTATGATAGCGGCATGTGTCGCTTGTGATTCAACCATGGAGGCACTTGAACTATTTGACCatgtagtaaaaaacggttgtaCAAACATATCTCCTATTATGCTTGCAACCGTTCTTCGTGCGTGTGCTAATCTTACGGACATTAACAAAGGAAGATGGATACACGGTTATTCAATCAAATTAGGGTTCGTTTCTTATTTAATAGTTAGTAACACCCTTGTTTCACTCTACTCCAAGTGCGGGATCATAGACGATGCATTgacgttttttaatgaaatggATGTAAAAGATACTGTATCTTTCAACACCATCATATCCGGATGCGTGCAAAATGGTGATGCAGGGGTCGCTTTAAATATGATAAAAAATATGAGATCATTCGGTATAAATCCGGATATAGAAACCATGATCGGCTTCTTTCCGGCATGTTCACATTTAGCAGCTCTACAACACGGAGCCTGTGGTCATAGCTACGCTATAACTCAAGGATTTACCGAATCTACAAAAGTTTGTAATGCGATTATCGACATGTACTCGAAGTGTGGGAAAATAGACATCGCATGGTTAGTGTTCGATCAAATGCATAAACGGGATTTGATCTCATGGAACGCTATGATTTTAGGTTACGGCATACACGGATTCGGGTCGGAAGCAGTTTCGTTGTTCGAACATATGCAAACCGCAGGTTTCAGTCCGGATGATGTCACGTTTATCTGCCTGTTATCCGCTTGCAGCCACTCGAAACTAGTCGCAGAAGGGAAACATTGGTTTACCTCCATGATTAATAAATTTCAAATCACACCGAGGAAAGAACACTACTTGTGTATGGTGGATCTTTTGGGTCGGGCCGGGCTTTTAAACGAGGCTTACCGGTTCATTGTTAGGATGCCGTTTAAGCCTGATGTTCGTATCTGGAGCGCGTTGCTTGGAGCTTGTAGAATACATAAAAACGTTGACTTAGGGGAAAAAATTTCAAGAAATATCGAGATTCTTGGACCCGAAAGTACTGGGAATTTTGTTCTTTTATCTAATATATATAGTACAGCGAAACGATGGGACGATGCAGCCCGGACCCGCGTGTTGCAAAGGGAAAAAGGGTTTAAGAAAAGCCCGGGGTGCAGTTGGGTTGAAATAAACGGGGTTGTGCACGCGTTTGTGGGTGGAGATCGGTCACATCCACAATGGTTGTTAATAAACCGACGGCTAGATGAACTATTAGCGGCGATGAAAACGTTGGGGTATGATGGAGACTACAGTTTTGTTCTTCAGGATGTTGAAGAAGAGGAAAAAGGGCATATTTTGCTTTATCACAGTGAGAAGTTAGCTGTTGCATTGGCTGATGTTAGTTTAGTCCCGGGTAAGGCGATACTGGTGACGAAAAATTTACGGGTGTGTGTGGATTGCCATACAGCGTTAAAGTATATGAGTACTATAACGAATAGAGCGATAACCGTTAGGGATACGGTCCGTTTTCACCATTTTAAAGATGGAACTTGTAACTGTGGAGATTTCTGGTAG